The Actinomycetota bacterium genome has a segment encoding these proteins:
- a CDS encoding indole-3-glycerol phosphate synthase TrpC — MSDFLEVMMARRRDRIQAEYGDLSPADRERLVCCARPVRDFAAALRDRADIAVIAEIKKASPSAGPIAPDCEASKQALHYQRGGAAAVSVLTEPESFGGSFADLSDVADAVDLPVLCKDFIVDPVQLFVARGHGADAVLLMVSVLGHMTRDYADIAETLGLTPVVEIATSEELTIALGVRSGVVAVNSRDLRTLEVDPERACGVLEAAQRFDLTLVAASGVKDRADVEAAARAGADAVLVGETLMRSPFPEEVLEELTGVARSASRAIAG, encoded by the coding sequence GTGAGCGACTTTCTCGAGGTCATGATGGCGCGGCGGCGCGATCGCATCCAAGCTGAGTACGGCGACCTTTCTCCGGCCGACCGCGAGCGGCTTGTGTGCTGCGCCCGCCCGGTGCGCGACTTCGCGGCGGCACTGCGCGACCGCGCCGACATCGCCGTCATCGCCGAGATCAAGAAGGCCTCCCCGAGCGCTGGGCCCATCGCGCCGGACTGCGAGGCGTCCAAGCAAGCACTTCACTACCAGCGCGGCGGTGCGGCAGCGGTCAGCGTGCTCACCGAACCGGAGAGCTTCGGCGGGTCGTTCGCGGACCTCTCGGATGTCGCTGATGCCGTGGACCTGCCCGTGCTCTGCAAGGACTTCATCGTCGATCCCGTTCAGCTGTTCGTCGCTCGCGGCCACGGCGCCGATGCCGTTCTGCTCATGGTCAGCGTTCTCGGCCACATGACGCGCGACTACGCGGACATCGCGGAAACGCTCGGGCTCACGCCGGTGGTCGAGATCGCGACGAGCGAGGAGCTCACGATCGCACTCGGCGTGCGGTCCGGGGTCGTCGCCGTCAACAGCCGCGACCTGCGCACGCTTGAGGTCGATCCGGAACGGGCCTGCGGCGTGCTTGAGGCCGCCCAGCGCTTCGACCTGACGCTGGTCGCAGCGAGCGGGGTCAAGGACCGCGCGGACGTGGAGGCGGCGGCACGTGCGGGCGCGGACGCCGTTCTCGTGGGCGAGACGCTCATGCGCAGCCCATTTCCCGAGGAGGTGCTGGAAGAACTAACGGGGGTCGCGAGATCGGCGTCCCGAGCTATAGCAGGGTAG